The Eubacteriales bacterium genome has a window encoding:
- a CDS encoding cohesin domain-containing protein, with the protein MKKRILTILLVMALVISMFPLTAFAASASVSAPASTTVGSTFSVTVKFSASNIGVVQATFSYDKSVLKYVSGSGTSDGKIVLYASAEGKSSLSTTIKFKALKAGKTTVSVNTTEFIDWDYNSLGTVSASRSVTVQTAGTTTTTKDPEVSTTPTVNPLDTAIPVTVGEQTLYLWTTLTDDITLPAGFTKTDSTYQEQSIQAATGNNITLVYLTDGNGGNGSFYVLDNGSLYKYQTITVSKTYIIVEPDSSVTVPDGYTETTMDINETSVKAWQSEETPGFYLVYVMNSEGGKGFYTYDTIEGTLQRYTERTVTVEEEPEETTVSTPGFLETLKSNYTMMIVFVALSALILILIITCIVLLVKKRAAAGKHSLSSINIEESTKAAEEIGETKDAIQEPEELNSTEDRTNDDAEEPENLNDTEEESGEAVEEPKDLNNTEEEPKDKE; encoded by the coding sequence ATGAAAAAACGTATTCTTACAATATTATTGGTAATGGCATTGGTCATATCTATGTTCCCTTTAACGGCATTTGCTGCAAGCGCTTCTGTAAGCGCGCCGGCTTCAACTACTGTAGGGAGTACATTTTCCGTAACAGTAAAATTTAGCGCTAGCAATATTGGTGTTGTACAGGCTACATTTTCATATGACAAAAGCGTTTTGAAATACGTATCCGGTAGCGGAACTTCTGACGGGAAAATAGTATTATACGCCTCTGCCGAAGGAAAATCTTCGCTTAGCACAACTATAAAATTTAAGGCATTAAAAGCTGGCAAAACAACTGTATCAGTCAATACCACCGAGTTTATAGATTGGGATTATAATTCTCTTGGTACGGTAAGCGCGTCGAGATCAGTTACTGTACAAACGGCGGGTACAACCACGACAACAAAGGACCCGGAAGTTTCTACAACACCTACAGTAAACCCGTTAGATACGGCAATACCGGTGACAGTAGGTGAGCAGACGCTTTATCTTTGGACTACTTTAACAGATGATATCACACTGCCTGCCGGCTTTACAAAAACAGACTCGACTTATCAAGAACAAAGTATTCAGGCAGCTACAGGTAATAACATTACGCTTGTTTATTTAACGGACGGTAACGGGGGAAACGGCAGCTTTTATGTCCTGGATAACGGGTCTTTATATAAATATCAGACTATTACTGTAAGCAAGACTTACATTATTGTTGAACCGGATAGTTCGGTAACTGTTCCAGACGGGTACACGGAAACGACTATGGATATTAATGAAACTTCCGTTAAGGCATGGCAGTCTGAGGAAACGCCCGGATTTTATCTGGTTTATGTTATGAATTCAGAAGGTGGAAAAGGTTTTTACACTTACGATACCATTGAAGGCACTTTGCAGCGTTATACAGAAAGGACAGTTACTGTAGAAGAAGAACCGGAAGAAACAACGGTTTCAACGCCGGGATTTCTTGAAACGTTAAAATCAAATTATACCATGATGATAGTGTTTGTGGCACTTTCAGCGTTAATTTTAATTTTAATCATCACTTGCATAGTGTTACTTGTCAAAAAGAGGGCTGCCGCCGGGAAACACTCCTTATCAAGCATTAATATTGAAGAATCTACGAAAGCAGCAGAAGAAATTGGTGAAACTAAGGACGCAATACAAGAACCAGAAGAGCTTAATAGTACAGAAGACAGAACCAATGATGATGCAGAAGAGCCGGAGAATTTAAATGATACAGAGGAAGAATCTGGCGAGGCAGTAGAAGAACCTAAAGATCTCAATAATACAGAGGAAGAACCTAAGGACAAAGAGTAA
- a CDS encoding cohesin domain-containing protein, whose amino-acid sequence MKRICLRAFIISIAFLIFFVSVPVANAASVTLKTKVSPETVYIGDTITVTVTFTSSDEAIGTLQASLKYDADKMEYISGGGNAVELSNGSGGILDIGSGTEYTMSYSLRFRALKTGKAYFSVTSSEITGFESNKSVGSPTLKTNISINTSNDNSNDLIEITLNGETLYILNDLSDLDLPDGFEVQEISFEGTKAESAYNAAMGLSLLYLLDETSAGSFYIYDSDLNSFSPYISITTDNYYTILSPEYVPEGYSLSTTVIDGMTVPACVSDLNNKEFTLLYAMNSTGTIGYYFYDKADGTMQRVLLDSTTSTSFKAPVALNDTQNTIVICIMAAVCALLAVLTLLLAIKVKARKEKNKF is encoded by the coding sequence ATGAAACGTATTTGTTTAAGAGCTTTTATAATTAGCATAGCATTTTTAATATTTTTTGTTTCAGTTCCTGTGGCAAATGCGGCATCGGTAACTTTAAAAACAAAAGTATCGCCTGAAACAGTTTACATAGGCGATACAATTACCGTTACTGTCACATTTACAAGCAGTGATGAAGCCATAGGGACGTTGCAGGCTTCTCTTAAGTATGATGCCGATAAAATGGAATATATATCCGGTGGCGGAAACGCCGTTGAACTAAGCAACGGCAGCGGGGGTATTCTAGATATCGGATCCGGCACGGAATATACCATGAGCTACAGTTTAAGGTTCCGTGCTTTGAAAACTGGGAAAGCATATTTTTCAGTTACAAGCAGTGAAATAACTGGATTTGAAAGCAACAAGAGCGTTGGAAGTCCAACTTTAAAAACCAACATATCGATAAATACTTCAAATGATAACTCTAATGACCTTATTGAAATAACTCTTAATGGAGAAACACTCTATATTTTAAATGATCTTTCAGACTTAGACCTTCCAGATGGGTTTGAAGTGCAAGAAATATCGTTTGAAGGTACAAAAGCAGAGTCTGCATATAACGCTGCCATGGGTTTATCATTGCTTTATCTTTTAGATGAGACAAGCGCCGGCAGTTTTTATATATATGATTCAGATTTAAATTCTTTTTCTCCGTATATAAGCATAACGACAGATAATTATTATACGATTTTATCCCCGGAATATGTCCCAGAAGGGTACTCGCTTTCTACTACAGTAATAGATGGGATGACAGTTCCTGCATGCGTATCAGATTTAAATAATAAGGAGTTTACATTGCTTTATGCAATGAACTCTACTGGAACGATAGGATATTACTTTTATGATAAAGCAGACGGTACCATGCAAAGGGTATTGCTGGATTCTACTACCAGCACGTCATTTAAAGCCCCGGTGGCTTTAAATGATACACAAAATACCATTGTCATTTGTATTATGGCGGCGGTATGCGCATTGCTTGCCGTTTTAACGCTATTGCTTGCTATCAAAGTCAAGGCTAGAAAGGAAAAAAATAAATTTTAA